Proteins from one Cinclus cinclus unplaced genomic scaffold, bCinCin1.1 SCAFFOLD_214, whole genome shotgun sequence genomic window:
- the LOC134057593 gene encoding E3 ubiquitin-protein ligase TRIM39-like, which yields MAQLGPAGTLRAEASCSLCLGLFQDPVSIHCGHNFCRGCIERCWENSRDLFPCPRCRDAAPERSLRPNRELAAIIRIAQRLSLRGAAGPGGRLCQRHGEALKLFCEEEQSPVCRVCRESPHHRLHAAVPIEEAAQELKEKLQAHAQILKDRREKMLGLKAEEEGKSLDLLERVDAERRRVRCQVRELQQLLEEQERLLLGRLAKLDREIVRRQEENVGRLSEQISSVDRQIRQLEDKCQQPPWELLQDSRDILSRLEKQSALEPEEAPPELAEEPTGLPHKNVTLKEMLRKFQASLTLDPDTAHPRLALSEDGKCVRWEETRRAVPEHPKRFDSSRCVLAREGFGCGRHYWEVRVTHGTAWAIGVAKESVPRKGRISVKPEVGIWAVGQCGSQCQALTSPSVPISLPQAPEVVGVYLDYEAGRVAFFDSQREMPMFTYPPAAFGGERVLPLLCLGRGCRFTLSP from the exons ATGGCCCAGCTCGGCCCTGCCGGGACCCTCCGCGCCGAAGCCTCCTGCTCGCTGTGCCTCGGCCTCTTCCAGGACCCCGTGTCCATCCACTGCGGCCACAACTTCTGCCGGGGCTGCATCGAGCGCTGCTGGGAGAACTCCCGGGATCTCTTCCCGTGCCCGCGGTGCCGGGACGCGGCCCCGGAGCGGAGCCTCAGACCCAACCGCGAGCTGGCCGCGATCATCCGCATCGCTCAGCGCCTCAGCCTGAGGGGGGCAGCCGGGCCGGGGGGGCGGCTGTGCCAGAGGCACGGCGAGGCTCTGAAGCTTTTCTGcgaggaggagcagagccccGTGTGCCGCGTGTGCCGCGAGTCCCCGCACCACCGGCTCCACGCGGCCGTGCCCATCGAGGAAGCGGCGCAGGAGCTCAAG GAGAAACTCCAGGCTCACGCGCAGATCCTCAAGGACAGGAGGGAGAAGATGCTGGGGCTGAAAGCGGAGGAGGAAGGCAAAAGCTTGGACTTGCTG GAGCGGGTGGATGCGGAGCGGCGGAGGGTTCGGTGCCAGGTccgggagctgcagcagctcctggaggagcaggagcggCTCCTGCTGGGCCGCCTGGCGAAGCTGGACCGGGAGATCGTGCGGAGGCAGGAGGAGAACGTGGGCAGGCTCTCGGAGCAGATCTCCTCTGTGGACCGGCAGATCCGGCAGCTGGAGGACAAGTGCCAGCAGCCGCcctgggagctcctgcag GACAGCAGAGACATCCTGAGCAG GCTGGAGAAACAGAGTGCCCTGGAGCCGGAGGAGGCTCccccagagctggcagaggaACCCACGGGGCTGCCCCACAAAAACGTCACCCTCAAGGAGATGCTGAGGAAGTTCCAAG CGAGCCTGACGCTGGATCCGGACACGGCTCATCCCCGGCTCGCCCTGTCCGAGGACGGGAAGTGCGTCCGGTGGGAAGAGACGCGCAGGGCCGTGCCCGAGCATCCCAAACGTTTCGACTCCTCGCGCTGCGTCCTGGCCCGGGAGGGTTTCGGCTGCGGGCGACACTACTGGGAGGTGCGGGTCACTCACGGGACCGCCTGGGCCATCGGGGTGGCCAAGGAGTCGGTGCCCAGGAAGGGCCGGATCAGCGTCAAGCCCGAGGTGGGGATCTGGGCCGTGGGCCAGTGCGGGAGCCAGTGCCAGGCTCTGACGTCGCCCTCGGTCCCCATCTCCCTGCCCCAAGCCCCTGAGGTGGTCGGGGTCTACCTGGACTACGAGGCCGGGCGAGTGGCGTTCTTCGACTCCCAGAGGGAGATGCCGATGTTCACGTACCCTCCCGCGGCCTTTGGAGGGGAGCGGGTGCTgcccctgctgtgcctgggcaggggctgccgGTTCACGCTGTCCCCCTGA
- the LOC134057591 gene encoding zinc finger protein RFP-like, with product MDALPGEASCPICLEYFRDPVSIHCGHHFCRPCIERCWEWPTAGFACPRCRDTAPERSLRPSRELARVLEIARRLSRGEALGAGDEEEEEEEEEGCQKHREPLEVFCKEDGALLCAICRESRAHRAHTVLPVPQAVREYKEQIQARLQTLKDDRDKLLEFREAEMRRNWEYLEKTEAERQRILSHFQGLRLSLEELFRHLLARLGHLESDIGKVQEENVTSLTKEISRLDARVQELEEKCGQPARTFLQDISGTLSSLGKENLQLPPSPLPELEKKIHRFREENILLEETLRSFQDALVFEMPEKMTVTLDPSTAHPQLLVAPDGSSVSWESAQDPPGDGPEPDPGSDSDPVVDGSGPGTDPSVLGREGVTAGKRCWDVQVSPEGSWALGVATETPGTGTETPGRTPGSGAEWELWSMGLCQGQFWALTCLERIPLFPIRAPSRVRVALDYERGQVAFFDADKRSLIFAFPAASFKGQSVRPWFLVWGEGSRITLCP from the exons ATGGACGCGCTCCCGGGCGAGGCCTCCTGCCCCATTTGCCTGGAATATTTCCGGGACCCCGTGTCCATCCACTGCGGCCACCACTTCTGCCGCCCGTGCATCGAGCGCTGCTGGGAGTGGCCCACGGCGGGGTTCGCTTGCCCGCGGTGCCGGGACACGGCCCCGGAGCGGAGCCTCCGCCCGAGCCGGGAGCTGGCGCGGGTGCTGGAGATCGCCCGGAGGCTGAGCCGAGGGGAAGCCCTGGGAGCCggggacgaggaggaggaggaggaggaggaggaaggatgcCAGAAGCACCGGGAGCCGCTGGAGGTTTTCTGCAAGGAGGACGGAGCTCTGCTGTGCGCGATCTGCCGCGAGTCCCGAGCGCACCGCGCCCATACCGTGCTCCCGGTGCCTCAGGCCGTCCGGGAATACAAG GAGCAAATCCAGGCTCGGCTGCAAACTCTGAAGGACGACAGGGATAAGCTCCTCGAGTTCCGGGAGGCTGAAATGAGGAGAAACTGGGAGTATTTG GAGAAGACCGAAGCCGAGCGGCAGAGAATTCTCTCGCACTTCCAGGGGCTGCGCCTCTCCCTGGAGGAGCTTTTCCGTCACCTCCTGGCTCGGCTGGGGCACCTGGAGAGCGACATCGGGAAGGTGCAGGAGGAGAACGTGACGAGCCTGACCAAGGAGATCTCCCGGCTGGACGCCCGagtccaggagctggaggagaagtGCGGACAACCTGCCAGGACCTTCCTGCAG GACATCAGCGGCACCTTGAGCAG CCTCGGAAAGGAAAACCTTCAGCTGCCCCCGTCGCCTcttccagagctggaaaagaaaatccatcgCTTCAGGGAGGAAAATATTCTCCTGGAGGAGACACTGAGGAGCTTCCAAG ACGCCCTGGTGTTCGAGATGCCGGAGAAAA TGACGGTGACGCTGGACCCCAGCACCGCGCACCCCCAGCTCCTCGTGGCCCCCGACGGGAGCAGCGTGAGCTGGGAAAGCGCCCAGGACCCTCCCGGGGATGGTCCCGAACCCGACCCCGGATCCGACAGCGACCCTGTCGTGGATGGATCCGGACCCGGCACCGACCCCTCCGTGCTGGGCCGAGAGGGCGTCACGGCCGGGAAGCGCTGCTGGGACGTGCAGGTGTCCCCAGAGGGGTCCTGGGCCCTGGGGGTGGCCACGGAGACCCCCGGGACTGGGACAGAGACCCCCGGGA GGACCCCCGGGAGCGGTGCCGAGTGGGAGCTCTGGTCCAtggggctctgccagggccaGTTCTGGGCTCTCACATGCCTGGAGCGCATCCCGCTGTTCCCGATCCGTGCTCCCAGCAGGGTGCGGGTGGCCCTGGACTACGAGAGGGGCCAGGTGGCTTTTTTTGATGCTGATAAGAGGAGCCTGATCTTCGCCTTCCCGGCGGCCTCGTTCAAGGGGCAGAGCGTCCGCCCCTGGTTCCTGGTGTGGGGCGAGGGCTCCCGGATCACTTTGTGCCCCTGA
- the LOC134057592 gene encoding E3 ubiquitin-protein ligase TRIM39-like gives MSGDPVTEPPAHPRGSHRDPPGTAKEPSPRCLTGVLPLPFCRNFPGSVFGLFAPSLASDSSPALPAGSAQPGFTRDRAGTGKEGSRRGLDPSGRNSSRDSASRAWRGGLRGRTAALECGKLEDLLEDLKNELEKRQAKKKTEISHPDTPAQGQEEKNQQPDVKSSISRCGKVTFQLPVDAAPGLEERVCHFSWRSSALKETLRKLQASVTLDPDTAHPDLVLSEDGKSVWHGAEPRDLPASPERFDYWPFVLGHQGFVAGRHCWDVDVGDGGDWAVGVARESVRRKGRLSLGPQGGIWGLEKWGGQVRALTTRKVTLVAPRWLPRRVSVHLDCGGGTVAFFDAEDGGLLFVFSRVSFAGERLRPWLWVVGARSRLRLCP, from the exons GCGAAGGAGCCGAGCCCGAGGTGTCTCACCGGGGtcctccctcttcccttctGCCGAAATTTTCCCGGGAGCGTTTTCGGGCTGTTCGCTCCCAGCCTTGCCAGCGACTCCTCCCCGGCTCTTCCCG CAGGCTCGGCCCAGCCGGGATTCACCcgggacagggcaggaacaggaaaGGAAGGATCCAGAAGGGGTCTGGATCCCTCAGGAAGGAATTCCAGCCGGGATTCGGCTTCCCGGGCCTGGAGAGGAGGACTCCGAGGAAGGACAGCTGCCCTGGAGTGCGGGAAACTGGAGGACCTG CTGGAAGACCTGAAAAATGAGCTGGAGAAGAGGCAGGCGAAAAAAAAAACGGAGATTTCCCACCCGGACaccccggcacaggggcaggaaGAGAAGAATCAGCAGCCG GATGTGAAAAGCTCCATCAGCAG GTGTGGGAAAGTGACTTTCCAGCTGCCCGTGGATGCGGCTCCGGGGCTGGAAGAGCGAGTTTGTCACTTCTCGTGGAGGAGCAGCGCCCTGAAGGAAACCCTGAGGAAGCTCCAAG CCAGCGTGACCCTGGACCCCGACACGGCTCACCCCGACCTCGTCCTGTCCGAGGACGGCAAGAGCGTCTGGCACGGGGCCGAACCCCGCGACCTCCCGGCCAGCCCGGAGCGCTTTGACTACTGGCCCTTCGTGCTGGGCCACCAGGGCTTCGTGGCCGGGCGCCACTGCTGGGACGTGGACGTGGGCGACGGCGGCGACTGGGCCGTGGGGGTGGCCAGGGAGTCcgtgaggaggaaggggaggctCAGCCTCGGCCCCCAGGGCGGCATCTGGGGCCTGGAGAAGTGGGGAGGGCAGGTCCGGGCGCTGACCACCCGCAAGGTGACCCTGGTGGCCCCGAGGTGGTTGCCCCGCAGGGTCAGCGTCCACCTGGACTGCGGCGGGGGCACGGTGGCGTTTTTCGACGCCGAGGACGGGGGGCTCCTGTTCGTCTTCTCCCGAGTGTCGTTCGCCGGGGAGAGGCTCCGGCCCTGGCTCTGGGTGGTGGGGGCCAGGTCCCGGCTCCGGTTGTGTCCCTGA